Proteins encoded together in one Vigna angularis cultivar LongXiaoDou No.4 chromosome 5, ASM1680809v1, whole genome shotgun sequence window:
- the LOC128196502 gene encoding uncharacterized protein LOC128196502, which yields MASRSPPSSDVDPSNSNQMLNANTIALQNLEAARVSAENARVSSENTQRQFVEVLTNGRTTPGVPPFTIPVQEWSLENFLQHHPARFTGKCSPDEADHWFRDMERIFEAKGCPDERKLAYTQYLLTGEASHWWSSMKMILERSGTPITWELFRVKFYAEYFPDSVRFAKEVEFLELVQGNKSVSEYADRFKHLLRFNTMAVDEEWQCRKFENGLRNDLKLLLKGLRIREFPTLVEMSRDLEKTKKESEGQQSQPVRTGGPSGSRGGFITRKTPYARPSFSSGSRGSSYQPSV from the exons ATGGCATCTAGATCTCCTCCTTCCTCAGATGTTGATCCGTCTAACTCTAATCAGATGTTGAATGCG AATACCATTGCGTTACAAAATTTGGAAGCTGCCAGAGTATCGGCTGAGAATGCTAGAGTATCATCTGAGAATACTCAAAGACAGTTTGTGGAAGTGTTGACTAATGGTAGGACCACTCCAGGTGTTCCTCCCTTCACTATTCCAGTCCAAGAGTGGAGTTTGGAGAACTTTCTTCAGCATCACCCTGCAAGATTCACAGGAAAATGCAGTCCGGATGAAGCTGACCATTGGTTCAGGGATATGGAGAGGATATTTGAAGCTAAAGGATGTCCTGATGAGAGGAAATTGGCTTATACTCAATATCTGCTGACCGGAGAAGCTAGCCATTGGTGGAGCAGCATGAAGATGATCCTTGAGAGGAGTGGGACTCCTATTACTTGGGAGTTGTTTAGAGTCAAATTCTATGCTGAGTACTTCCCTGACAGTGTGAGATTTGCAAAGGAAGTAGAATTTCTGGAACTGGTACAGGGCAACAAGTCAGTGTCAGAATATGCAGATCGTTTCAAACATTTACTTCGTTTCAACACTATGGCAGTAGATGAAGAATGGCAATGCAGAAAGTTTGAGAATGGTTTGAGGAATGATCTCAAGCTACTTTTAAAAGGGTTACGTATCAGAGAGTTCCCTACTTTAGTGGAGATGTCCCGTGATCTAGAGAAGACAAAGAAAGAATCTGAGGGACAGCAGAGTCAGCCTGTGAGGACTGGGGGACCATCTGGATCTCGTGGTGGATTTATCACTAGGAAGACCCCTTATGCTAgaccatctttttcttctgggTCTAGAGGTTCATCTTATCAGCCATCAGTGTAG